From Thermostichus vulcanus str. 'Rupite':
GATCCCCAATTGCTGAGCCTGGGCTTGTCCCCGCTTATCCGAATAGAGCCACGCCGATTCCATCGGGATCCCACGCCCATCCACAGCCAGCACAGTTCCCGAAGTACTGCAGGCACTCAGGGCTACTATCCCATAGGCTTGGCCCAGTTCTGTTTTCAGTTGCCCCAATAGAGCCTTCAAGGTGCGTAACCAGCGACCGGGGTTGGTCTCAGGGGGATCCCATGAGCGTTCGGCTTTGCCTACGACCTCCCCCTGTTCTGAGAGGGCCACCACCCGCATCCCGGAAGTGCCCAGATCAATGCCCAAAAAAACCGCCTGCATCCGCATCCCGTCTGTGCTCCTTCGGTTTATCCTAATTGGGGCAAAAGCAGAGGCACGCTCTCTTCAATTAAAATAGGAAATTTGCAGGCCATGGCGGGGGCGATTTAACCCACCAGGCGCCGTTCAGGAAAGGACATCTGGGGAGCAAACATGGGACGGGAACAGCGGGTCGCTATTTTGGGGGCCACAGGGGCAGTAGGAGCAGAATTGCTCACTTTGCTAGAAGAGCGTAGCTTTCCCTTGGCCAGTCTCAAGCTGTTGGCTTCCCCACGCTCCGCAGGCACTTACTTAACTTTCAAGGGGGAACGGATCCCAGTGGAACCGGTCTCGGAAACGGCTTTTCGGGGAGTGGATTGGGTCCTGGCCTCAGCAGGTGCCACGGTCTCCAAAACCTGGGCCAAGGCAGTGGTTGAGGCTGGAGCGGTGATGGTGGATAACTCCAGCGCCTTTCGGATGGATCCGGAAGTCCCCTTGGTGGTGCCGGAAGTGAACCCACAGGATGCCCTTCGCCATCAGGGCATTATTGCCAACCCCAACTGCACCACGATTTTGATGTGTGTGGTCATCTATCCTCTGCACAAGCGGATCCCGATTCGTCGAGTGGTGGCTGCCACCTATCAATCTGCCAGTGGAGCGGGTGCCCGTGCCATGCAGGAGCTACGGGATCAATCCCGTGCCTATCTGGAGGGTAAGCCTTTAGAACCGCGGGTCTTCCCCTATCCGATTGCGTTTAACCTTTTCCCCCACAACAGCCCCCTGCAGGAGAACGGCTATTGCCAAGAAGAAATGAAGATGGTGAATGAATCCCGCAAAATTATGGGATCCCCAAATCTACGCCTGACCGCCACCTGTGTGCGGGTACCGCTGATGCGTGCCCATGCTGAAGCCCTGAACTTGGAGTTTGAGCAGCCCTTCCCGGTGGAACAAGCCCGTCAAATTTTGGCCGAGGCACCGGGGGTGGTTCTCCTGGAAGACTGGCAGCAGAACCGCTTTCCGATGCCGATTGATGTCAGTGGCAAAGACGATGTGGCGGTAGGTCGCATCCGGCAGGATATTTCAGAGCCCAAGGCCCTTGAGCTATGGCTTTGTGGGGATCAGATCCGCAAAGGGGCAGCCTTGAATGCCATTCAAATTGTGGAGCTATTGTCAGTGCCTCAACCGGTCACTGCCTAGACCATCTCAACCCGTCCTGTTGGGGTTAGGATCCCTTGAGAATCCCGGGAGAGGGCAAAACCATGAGCTGCATCGTGATCCGGAATGTGGTGCTCTTCACCATTGATGGGCAGGATCGGGTTTATCGGGACGGTACAGTGGTGGTGCGAGGGGATCGCATTGCCGTCGTTGGCCCTTCTGACCAGGTGGGGATCCCTGCCGATGCCGGTCGGGTGATCGAGGGTGGACACAAAATGGCCTTGATCCCTGGCTTGATCGATACCCACAGCCACTCCAGCCTGCTGCGAGGGGTCACCGAAAATTATCAGCTCCTGGATTGGTTGCCCCGTTACCAACTGGAACATCGTGCTCTCACGGAAGCGGATGCCTATTATGCTGCTCTCCTCAGCTACTTGGAAGCTTTGAAAGGGGGTACCACCTGTGTCATGGATATGTACCGCTTTATGCACCGTTGTGCGGAGGCGGCGGGAGATTTGGGCCTACGAGTCAATTTGGTGCCCTACACTGCCGATGCTCCTGGTAAGGACTTTTTTGAAACGATGGAGAGTACGCGTCAGCTGATCGAAAGTCAGCATGGAACTCAAGGGGGACGGGTACGGGTTTGGGTAGGACTAGAGCATTTATTTTATTGCTCGCCTCAGGCCTATCAAACGGCGATCGAGTATTCGCGTCACTACGGAGTTGGCATTCACACCCACAGCAGCGAACAAAAAGAAGAGGTGGAAGCTGTGGAGCAGCACTTTGGCCACAAACCGATCCACTTGTTCCAGCAGTACGGCATCTTGGGGCCACAAACTGCCATTGCCCACTGTGTTTGGTTGGATGAATCGGAAATTCAACTGCTCAGAGATACGGGGACTGCGGTTTGTCACTGCCCGATCAGCAACGCCAAACTGGCTGGGGGGATCGCTCCCATTCCAGAGCTGCTGCAGGCCGGGATCCGCATTGGCCTGGGCACCGATGGCAATATCTCCAACAACAACTTGGATATGTTTGAGGAGATGAAGTTTGCCTCTCTGCTGCAGAAAGTCAAACACTACGATGCTGCTGCTCTGCCCGCCTCCACCATGCTGCGGATGGCGACGATAGAAGGGGCCAAGGTATTGGGATTGGAGCAGGAGATTGGTTCCATCGAAACCGGGAAAAAAGCCGATTTGGTACTGGTGGATCTGTCGGGGCCGAACTTGATGCCCCTTGTGTGGGAGCGTAACCCCAATGGCATTGAAGAAACCAATATTCTGTGGAATCTGGTCTATGCAGCACGGGCCAGTAATGTTCACTCTGTATGGGTAGACGGGATCCCGGTTATTGAAGCTGGACAAAGCACCCAACTTTCAGAAGCCAAAGCCCTGGCAGAAATTCAGGCCCAAACCGAGGATCTGCTGCGCCGCCGGGATCCCTTCAAAGCCACCCTAACTCCAGTCGTCGGTTAAAGAGCGCTCTTGTTAGGTCGATTTCTCGATCACCAGCACCCCCATCATGCCCGCCATCAAGGGGAAGAAAGTAACCTGCTCAAAACCTGCTGCCAAGGCCAGTTGCTTTTGTTCTTCTCCGCTCGGAAATCGTTCCAGGCTGGGATCAATGTAGGCGTAGTCCTCTCCTAAGCCCAAAGCCTTGGCCTGAGCAACCACCTGGGTATTCAAGTACCAGCGTTGGAACTGTTCCAGCAAAGGGATCCCGGTAGGCCGATGAAAGTCCAAAATCGCCGCCCGACCACCTGGCTTAAGAACCCGCTTGATCTCCTGGAGTGCCCGTGGGATATCCGTAACATTGCGCAAACCATAGCCCATGGTGATCCCATCAAAGCAGTGATCGGCAAAAGGCAGGGCCAAGGCATCCCCCAAGACCCACTCTAGAGAATACCCCGGCAGCACCCGCCGAGAACGCGATCCGGCAATCGACAACATTGCGGGAGAAAAATCCAGGCCAACGACATGCCCCCGCCGACCCACTCGACGCGCCAAAAGTAAAGCCAAATCTCCACTCCCACAGCAGAGATCCAGTGCTTGCCCCCCCAGTGGCACATTGGCCCAGCGCACCGTCATTTGCTTCCAAACCCGATGCAGCCCGAGGCTGAGTTTTTGATTGAGGTCGTCATAATGGGGAGCAATTCGGTTAAACAGTTCCCGGATTTGCTCCGGCTGTTCAGCAGTTGGACTGGGCACAGGCTATTCAGCTCCCTGAAGATTTTGCGCTATGTACCGCTCTTTTGCTAGTCACCCTGTATAGGATAAGTCACCAGAGTCCTCTTGCAAACTTATAGACCCCCGACAGACCGACTTAGCAGGCAGTTGGAGCATCGGCAACCGACAGACTATCGCTACGCGACGCTGACGCGAACGATTCAAAACGATTCAATCGTGACAACGACCTAGCATCTATCTAGCATCTATTGTGTACCCTGTACCTTGGGCAGCACCCGCACCTGCTTCATTCCCCTTGAAGCACGGGAATCCATGTCCCTGTTTTGAAGTGCGTCCCAGGTATCGTGTAGCTTGCGAATCGTAATCTGCAACACCTGAGAATGCACCTTGCCCAAATGCGGGAACTGCTTCTTGGCGTTGGGCAGGTTGTTTTACTGAGGGAGGAGAATGCCGCCTTCACCGTCGATGTACCAACGTAGTACTGGCCTGATCGGTGGGGAGGAGCAAGACCTCGCTGATATTCACATGAGGAGGGCGGCTTGTTGCAAACAATACCACTTCTGCCACATCCATCGCCGTCAGGGGAGTCAGACCTTGGTATACAGCAGCAGCTCGGGATGAGTCGCCATGAAACCGCACTTCGCTAAACTCGGTTTCTACCATGCCCGGCTGGATCTCGGTGACACGAATCGGAGTGCCCAACAAGTCCAGTTTTAATCCTTCCGAAATGGCCCGTACCGCCGCTTTGGAGGCACAGTAGACATTGCCCCCAGGATAGGGTTGCCGACCGGCAATGGAGCCAATGTTCACCACATGACCCCGGCCCCGTTCTACCATGCCCGGCAACACAGCGCGGGTCACGTAGAGCAGTCCCTTCAGGTTGGTGTCAATCATCTCTTCCCAATCTTGCACCACCCCTGTGTGCAACTTATCCAGTCCACGACTCAAGCCGGCATTGTTGATCAGAATGTCGATGGCAGCCCATTCCGGTGGCAACGCTTGTAAAACCCGACTCACCTCAGCTCTATCCCGCACATCCAACGCCAATAGGTAGGGTTGGATCCCGAAGGCTTGCTCCAAATCCAAAGCCAGCTCCTTCAGCCGATCTTGACGACGAGCGGCCAGGATGAGTTTGGCTCCAGAACGGGCAAAAAGGGTGGCACAGGCAGCCCCGATACCACTGCTGGCCCCAGTAATCAGGACGATAGGGGTTGAACTCATGAGTCCTCGCAAAGCACACACATCGCCAATCTTACGAGACAGGATCCGATTGCCGCCGAGAACAACGTTCCAGCAGTTTCACACAGGCATACAA
This genomic window contains:
- a CDS encoding aspartate-semialdehyde dehydrogenase: MGREQRVAILGATGAVGAELLTLLEERSFPLASLKLLASPRSAGTYLTFKGERIPVEPVSETAFRGVDWVLASAGATVSKTWAKAVVEAGAVMVDNSSAFRMDPEVPLVVPEVNPQDALRHQGIIANPNCTTILMCVVIYPLHKRIPIRRVVAATYQSASGAGARAMQELRDQSRAYLEGKPLEPRVFPYPIAFNLFPHNSPLQENGYCQEEMKMVNESRKIMGSPNLRLTATCVRVPLMRAHAEALNLEFEQPFPVEQARQILAEAPGVVLLEDWQQNRFPMPIDVSGKDDVAVGRIRQDISEPKALELWLCGDQIRKGAALNAIQIVELLSVPQPVTA
- a CDS encoding amidohydrolase family protein, whose amino-acid sequence is MSCIVIRNVVLFTIDGQDRVYRDGTVVVRGDRIAVVGPSDQVGIPADAGRVIEGGHKMALIPGLIDTHSHSSLLRGVTENYQLLDWLPRYQLEHRALTEADAYYAALLSYLEALKGGTTCVMDMYRFMHRCAEAAGDLGLRVNLVPYTADAPGKDFFETMESTRQLIESQHGTQGGRVRVWVGLEHLFYCSPQAYQTAIEYSRHYGVGIHTHSSEQKEEVEAVEQHFGHKPIHLFQQYGILGPQTAIAHCVWLDESEIQLLRDTGTAVCHCPISNAKLAGGIAPIPELLQAGIRIGLGTDGNISNNNLDMFEEMKFASLLQKVKHYDAAALPASTMLRMATIEGAKVLGLEQEIGSIETGKKADLVLVDLSGPNLMPLVWERNPNGIEETNILWNLVYAARASNVHSVWVDGIPVIEAGQSTQLSEAKALAEIQAQTEDLLRRRDPFKATLTPVVG
- the ubiE gene encoding bifunctional demethylmenaquinone methyltransferase/2-methoxy-6-polyprenyl-1,4-benzoquinol methylase UbiE → MPSPTAEQPEQIRELFNRIAPHYDDLNQKLSLGLHRVWKQMTVRWANVPLGGQALDLCCGSGDLALLLARRVGRRGHVVGLDFSPAMLSIAGSRSRRVLPGYSLEWVLGDALALPFADHCFDGITMGYGLRNVTDIPRALQEIKRVLKPGGRAAILDFHRPTGIPLLEQFQRWYLNTQVVAQAKALGLGEDYAYIDPSLERFPSGEEQKQLALAAGFEQVTFFPLMAGMMGVLVIEKST
- a CDS encoding SDR family oxidoreductase produces the protein MSSTPIVLITGASSGIGAACATLFARSGAKLILAARRQDRLKELALDLEQAFGIQPYLLALDVRDRAEVSRVLQALPPEWAAIDILINNAGLSRGLDKLHTGVVQDWEEMIDTNLKGLLYVTRAVLPGMVERGRGHVVNIGSIAGRQPYPGGNVYCASKAAVRAISEGLKLDLLGTPIRVTEIQPGMVETEFSEVRFHGDSSRAAAVYQGLTPLTAMDVAEVVLFATSRPPHVNISEVLLLPTDQASTTLVHRR